From Azospirillum sp. TSA2s, a single genomic window includes:
- the pepN gene encoding aminopeptidase N, which yields MDKGTPKAIRLQDYRPPAHLIDTVDLFVDLGEDVTTVRAVLAIRRNPARPDAATEPLSLDGQRLDLVSVALDGRTLGPDEFTVTPDHLIVLEVPDSFTLETIVRIKPQENTALEGLYKSSGNFCTQCEAEGFRKITYFMDRPDVMARYSTTITADKARYPVLLSNGNLAASGDLEGGRHWARWEDPFPKPCYLFALVAGKLVHGEDHFRTASGRDVTLRIYVEPGNEDKIDHAMRSLIKSMRWDEEVYGLEYDLDIFNIVAVGDFNMGAMENKSLNVFNTKYILAKPETATDTDFLNIEAVVAHEYFHNWTGNRVTCRDWFQLSLKEGLTVFRDQEFSSDMHSRAVKRIADVQGLRTVQFQEDAGAMAHPVRPDSYVEINNFYTPTVYNKGAEVIRMIHTLLGPEKYRKGTDLYFQRHDGQAVTCDDFVAAMADASGVDLTQFQLWYRQSGTPELDIAGNYDSAAKTFTLTVKQTVPPTPGQPTKQPMHIPLVVGLLGPGGQDLPLRLDGEDAAAGTSRILHVTAENQSFTFRDIPARPVPSLLRGFSAPVKLKTDLTDADLTFLMAHDSDAFNRWEAGQILGTRILLNLVADQQAGRDLVLPEGYADAFAKILDDAQRDPAFAAQALVLPTEAYLGTQMPVVDPDAIHAVREFARKTLAGRLRAKFLDLYRRNSSQEPFSVDAEAIGKRALKNLCLAYLMALEDAEALDLCLTQYRTAQGMTDEIAALQFLSNAASPEGEKALADFYERWKGEALVVDKWFSVQAMSHRADTLARVTALLGHPAFEIRNPNKVYALIGGFANGNPVRFHDASGAGYRFLADQVLRLDPMNPQVAARLMGPFSRLRRYDAARQGLMKAELQRIVATPGLSPDVYEVASKSLEAAG from the coding sequence ATGGACAAAGGCACGCCGAAGGCCATCCGGCTTCAGGACTATCGCCCGCCGGCGCATCTGATCGACACGGTCGACCTGTTCGTCGACCTGGGCGAGGATGTCACCACCGTCCGCGCGGTGCTGGCGATCCGCCGCAATCCGGCCCGCCCCGATGCCGCGACGGAGCCGCTGTCGCTCGACGGGCAGAGGCTGGATCTGGTGTCGGTGGCGCTGGACGGACGGACGCTGGGGCCGGATGAGTTCACCGTCACCCCCGATCACCTGATCGTGCTGGAGGTGCCGGACAGCTTCACCCTGGAAACCATCGTCCGCATCAAGCCGCAGGAGAACACGGCGCTGGAAGGGCTCTACAAGTCCTCCGGCAACTTCTGCACGCAATGCGAGGCGGAAGGCTTCCGCAAGATCACCTACTTCATGGACCGGCCGGACGTGATGGCGCGCTACAGCACCACCATCACCGCCGACAAGGCGCGCTATCCGGTGCTGCTTTCCAACGGCAACCTCGCCGCGTCGGGGGATCTTGAGGGCGGGCGCCACTGGGCGCGCTGGGAGGACCCCTTCCCCAAGCCCTGCTACCTGTTCGCGCTGGTCGCCGGCAAGCTCGTCCATGGCGAGGACCATTTCCGCACCGCCTCCGGCCGTGACGTCACCCTGCGCATCTATGTGGAGCCGGGGAACGAGGACAAGATCGACCACGCCATGCGCTCGCTGATCAAGTCGATGCGCTGGGATGAGGAGGTCTATGGTCTGGAATACGACCTCGACATCTTCAACATCGTCGCGGTCGGCGATTTCAACATGGGGGCGATGGAAAACAAGTCGCTCAACGTCTTCAACACCAAATACATCCTGGCCAAGCCGGAAACCGCGACCGACACCGATTTCCTCAACATCGAGGCGGTGGTCGCGCACGAGTATTTCCACAACTGGACCGGCAACCGCGTCACCTGCCGCGACTGGTTCCAGCTGTCGCTGAAGGAAGGGCTGACCGTCTTCCGCGACCAGGAATTCTCGTCCGACATGCATTCCCGCGCGGTGAAGCGAATCGCCGACGTCCAGGGGCTGCGCACCGTGCAGTTCCAGGAGGATGCCGGCGCCATGGCCCATCCGGTGCGCCCGGACAGCTATGTCGAGATCAACAACTTCTACACCCCCACCGTCTACAACAAGGGTGCGGAAGTCATCCGCATGATCCACACCCTGCTGGGGCCGGAGAAGTACCGCAAGGGCACCGACCTTTACTTCCAGCGTCATGACGGGCAGGCGGTGACCTGCGACGATTTCGTCGCCGCCATGGCCGATGCCAGCGGCGTCGACCTGACCCAGTTCCAGCTGTGGTACCGCCAGTCCGGCACGCCGGAACTGGACATTGCCGGCAACTACGATTCGGCCGCCAAAACCTTCACCCTGACGGTGAAGCAGACGGTGCCGCCGACGCCGGGCCAGCCGACCAAGCAGCCGATGCACATCCCGCTGGTGGTCGGCCTGCTCGGTCCCGGCGGGCAGGACCTGCCGCTGCGCCTGGACGGTGAGGACGCCGCCGCCGGCACCAGCCGCATCCTGCATGTGACGGCGGAGAACCAGAGCTTCACCTTCCGCGACATCCCGGCCCGGCCGGTGCCGTCGCTGCTGCGCGGCTTCTCCGCCCCGGTGAAGCTGAAGACCGACCTGACCGACGCCGACCTGACCTTCCTGATGGCGCATGACAGCGACGCCTTCAACCGGTGGGAGGCCGGCCAGATTCTCGGCACCCGCATCCTGCTGAACCTCGTCGCCGACCAGCAGGCCGGGCGCGATCTGGTGCTGCCGGAGGGCTATGCCGACGCCTTCGCCAAGATCCTGGACGATGCGCAGCGCGACCCCGCCTTCGCCGCCCAGGCGCTGGTGTTGCCGACGGAGGCCTATCTCGGCACCCAGATGCCGGTGGTCGATCCCGACGCCATCCACGCGGTGCGGGAATTCGCCCGCAAGACGCTGGCCGGGCGCCTGCGGGCCAAGTTCCTCGACCTCTACCGCCGCAACAGCAGCCAGGAGCCCTTCTCCGTCGATGCCGAGGCCATCGGCAAGCGGGCGCTGAAGAACCTGTGCCTTGCCTATCTGATGGCGCTGGAGGACGCGGAGGCGCTGGACCTTTGCCTGACCCAGTATCGCACCGCCCAGGGCATGACCGACGAGATCGCGGCGCTGCAGTTCCTGTCCAACGCCGCCTCGCCGGAAGGAGAGAAGGCGCTGGCCGACTTCTACGAGCGCTGGAAGGGCGAGGCGCTGGTGGTCGACAAGTGGTTCAGCGTGCAGGCGATGTCGCACCGCGCCGACACGCTGGCCCGCGTCACCGCCCTGCTCGGCCATCCGGCCTTCGAGATCCGGAACCCGAACAAGGTGTATGCGCTGATCGGCGGCTTCGCCAATGGCAACCCGGTCCGCTTCCATGACGCCAGCGGCGCCGGCTATCGCTTCCTGGCCGATCAGGTCCTGCGTCTGGACCCGATGAACCCACAGGTTGCAGCCCGGCTGATGGGACCCTTCTCCCGTCTGCGGCGGTATGACGCGGCCCGTCAGGGGCTGATGAAGGCCGAATTGCAGCGGATCGTCGCCACGCCGGGCCTGTCGCCCGACGTTTACGAGGTCGCCAGCAAGAGCCTGGAGGCTGCCGGCTGA
- a CDS encoding cytochrome c family protein, translating into MKKLLMGVAAIAAVVMGAGAAQAADAAAGKEVFKVCMACHTAEQGKNKVGPSLFGVVGRPAGSIEGFKYSAPMKEKGAGGLVWTPENLDAYIKAPKEIVPGGTMAFAGLKDDAKRADLIAFLSEQK; encoded by the coding sequence ATGAAGAAGCTGTTGATGGGCGTTGCCGCCATCGCCGCGGTCGTGATGGGTGCCGGTGCCGCCCAGGCGGCCGACGCCGCCGCCGGCAAGGAAGTCTTCAAGGTCTGCATGGCCTGCCACACCGCCGAGCAGGGCAAGAACAAGGTCGGTCCGTCGCTGTTCGGCGTCGTCGGCCGTCCGGCCGGTTCGATCGAGGGCTTCAAGTACTCGGCCCCGATGAAGGAAAAGGGCGCCGGCGGTCTGGTCTGGACCCCGGAGAACCTGGACGCCTACATCAAGGCGCCGAAGGAAATCGTCCCGGGCGGCACGATGGCCTTCGCCGGCCTGAAGGACGACGCCAAGCGCGCCGACCTGATCGCCTTCCTGTCCGAACAGAAGTAA
- a CDS encoding carbon monoxide dehydrogenase subunit G, producing the protein MDMSGSHRIEASRDAVWAALNDPEILRQCIPGCEEVVRQSDTEMTAKVVAKVGPVSAKFAGKVTLSDLDPPNGYTITGEGSGGAAGFGKGGATVTLADDGGATLLTYTAKAQVGGKLAQIGSRLVDATARKMAEEFFARFTQIVGPAPAEAAPVAEPVGATEAATAPQPAVRPAVYSEPATAAASKPATRMAEPPPEIPLPLPVGRGKGGGTGNFYVPWAALLVVVVLFAALAWMN; encoded by the coding sequence ATGGATATGAGCGGAAGCCACCGGATCGAGGCCAGCCGCGACGCGGTGTGGGCGGCGCTGAACGATCCGGAGATCCTGCGGCAGTGCATCCCCGGCTGCGAGGAGGTCGTCCGGCAGTCCGACACCGAGATGACGGCCAAGGTCGTCGCCAAGGTCGGCCCGGTCAGCGCCAAATTCGCCGGCAAGGTCACCCTGTCCGACCTGGACCCGCCCAACGGCTACACCATCACCGGCGAAGGGTCGGGCGGTGCCGCCGGCTTCGGCAAGGGCGGCGCCACCGTGACGCTTGCCGACGATGGCGGCGCCACGCTGCTGACCTACACCGCCAAGGCCCAGGTCGGCGGCAAGCTGGCGCAGATCGGCTCCCGGCTGGTCGACGCCACCGCCCGCAAGATGGCGGAGGAGTTCTTCGCCCGCTTCACCCAGATCGTCGGTCCCGCCCCGGCCGAGGCGGCGCCCGTGGCTGAACCGGTGGGGGCAACCGAAGCGGCCACCGCCCCCCAGCCTGCCGTCCGTCCCGCCGTCTATTCCGAACCGGCGACGGCCGCGGCCTCCAAGCCCGCCACCCGCATGGCGGAACCGCCGCCGGAGATCCCGCTGCCGCTGCCGGTCGGCCGTGGCAAGGGGGGCGGAACGGGCAATTTCTACGTGCCGTGGGCGGCGCTCCTTGTGGTTGTGGTTCTGTTCGCGGCGCTTGCCTGGATGAATTAG
- the folK gene encoding 2-amino-4-hydroxy-6-hydroxymethyldihydropteridine diphosphokinase: MAELTPSPSPSASAVTVYLALGGNMGDRAANLAEAIRRLGEAVEIDAQSALYETAPMYVTDQPAFLNMAVRGTTRLGPVELLRFMKEIEATLGRDLGGLRFGPRPIDIDILLYADRVVAEPDLEIPHPRMAERAFVLCPLADIAADIVHPVLNRRIDALRDEVPGRETVVRIADRL; the protein is encoded by the coding sequence ATGGCCGAGCTTACGCCCTCCCCTTCTCCCTCCGCCTCTGCCGTGACGGTGTATCTCGCGCTCGGCGGCAACATGGGCGACCGCGCCGCCAACCTCGCCGAGGCGATCCGGCGGCTGGGCGAGGCGGTGGAGATCGACGCCCAGTCCGCCCTGTACGAGACGGCGCCGATGTATGTGACCGACCAGCCGGCCTTCCTGAACATGGCGGTGCGCGGCACCACCCGCCTCGGCCCGGTGGAGCTGCTGCGCTTCATGAAGGAGATCGAGGCGACGCTGGGCCGCGATCTCGGCGGCCTGCGCTTCGGTCCGCGCCCCATCGACATCGACATCCTGCTCTACGCCGACCGTGTGGTGGCGGAGCCTGATCTGGAAATCCCCCACCCCCGCATGGCGGAGCGCGCCTTCGTGCTCTGCCCGCTGGCCGACATCGCCGCCGACATCGTCCACCCGGTGCTGAACCGGCGGATCGACGCCCTGCGCGACGAGGTTCCCGGCCGCGAGACCGTCGTCCGCATCGCCGACAGGCTTTGA
- a CDS encoding dihydroneopterin aldolase translates to MSDDSVKRTMLVQPGGAPLTYTILVRGFSAAVALAGRTDRPDVRFDLTLTVTHPGPGFPDDIAAVMSYEDIVEDLRRLCAESNVSGAEYLADRAADLCLSHAKVRLVQVDVTIPAADSGDSAAGTSLTRGRPVQP, encoded by the coding sequence TTGTCGGACGATAGCGTGAAACGGACCATGCTGGTCCAGCCGGGCGGCGCGCCGCTCACCTACACCATTCTGGTGCGCGGCTTCTCCGCCGCCGTGGCGCTTGCCGGCCGCACCGACCGGCCGGACGTCCGCTTCGACCTGACGCTGACCGTCACCCATCCCGGCCCCGGTTTTCCCGACGACATCGCCGCGGTGATGTCTTACGAGGACATCGTCGAAGACTTGCGCCGTCTTTGTGCCGAATCCAACGTATCGGGTGCCGAATACTTGGCCGATCGCGCCGCGGACCTCTGCCTGTCCCATGCCAAAGTGCGCCTGGTCCAGGTCGACGTCACCATTCCCGCGGCCGACTCGGGCGATTCGGCTGCCGGCACCAGCCTGACGCGCGGCCGGCCGGTACAGCCGTAA
- a CDS encoding response regulator: MASVLIIDDDDVARAVLLRTLTMAGHEAVGARDGVEGMLRFRDRPAGHPVDLVITDIFMPNQEGLATIMELRRGAPALKIIAISGGGARASLDVLPVAEALGAHRTLRKPFTPAEVMEVVREVLEG; the protein is encoded by the coding sequence ATGGCCAGCGTGCTGATCATCGACGACGACGACGTGGCCCGCGCGGTGCTGCTGCGCACGCTGACGATGGCCGGCCATGAGGCGGTCGGCGCCCGCGACGGGGTGGAGGGGATGTTGCGGTTCCGCGACCGGCCGGCCGGCCATCCCGTCGATCTGGTCATCACCGACATCTTCATGCCGAACCAGGAGGGGCTGGCGACGATCATGGAGTTGCGACGCGGCGCGCCGGCGCTGAAGATCATCGCGATTTCCGGCGGCGGCGCCCGCGCCTCGCTGGACGTGCTGCCGGTGGCGGAGGCGCTGGGCGCGCACCGCACCCTGCGCAAGCCCTTCACCCCGGCCGAGGTGATGGAGGTCGTGCGCGAGGTTCTGGAGGGGTGA